A window from Pseudoliparis swirei isolate HS2019 ecotype Mariana Trench chromosome 17, NWPU_hadal_v1, whole genome shotgun sequence encodes these proteins:
- the si:dkey-191g9.7 gene encoding GRIN2-like protein, which yields MLACKQSMPVQQGNIITTVCRGPVGGGAGGARPPRGRCVCVSSPESAETAPLPPECDAALCYGSCGRHVQLEDMFAAYCHPQPIPAPSRLPPPPLSATYHLALPRLDSSVSETCLDAKQLLRCCNLNCSWISSPPRGGEEGRVGTVATRDAGSMTAAKELRDVGVQTRLTAKPHVFPRIYLAAEEEESRRSCSKTAKKPGGAPKSPVKEVKWDEEGMTWEVYGASVDPEELGVAIQKHLELQIQETASHAAKLQRQDAAAAAAQPVGNGGCERKRSRMMGSIRTPACCARGTTAVD from the coding sequence ATGTTGGCCTGCAAGCAGTCCATGCCGGTGCAGCAGGGCAACATCATCACCACGGTTTGCAGAGGGCCCGTGGGCGGAGGAGCAGGCGGAGCGCGGCCGCCTCGGGGGAGGTGCGTCTGCGTCTCGTCCCCCGAGTCGGCGGAAACGGCTCCTCTTCCCCCCGAGTGCGACGCGGCGCTCTGCTACGGCTCTTGCGGCCGCCATGTTCAACTCGAGGACATGTTCGCCGCCTACTGCCACCCGCAGCCCATCCCGGCCCCCTCCCGGCTGCCGCCGCCCCCTCTGTCGGCGACGTACCACCTGGCGTTGCCTCGCCTCGACTCCTCGGTCAGCGAGACGTGCCTGGACGCCAAACAGCTGCTGCGGTGCTGCAACCTCAACTGCTCCTGGATCAGCTCGCCGCCGCGCGGCGGGGAAGAGGGCCGCGTCGGAACCGTCGCGACTCGGGACGCGGGGTCGATGACGGCGGCCAAAGAGCTGAGGGACGTCGGCGTGCAGACGCGACTGACGGCCAAGCCTCATGTTTTCCCCCGGATATACctggcggcggaggaggaggagagcaggaggtccTGTAGCAAGACTGCCAAGAAGCCCGGCGGTGCTCCCAAGTCAccggtgaaggaggtgaagtgggACGAGGAGGGGATGACGTGGGAGGTGTACGGGGCCTCGGTGGACCCGGAGGAGCTGGGCGTGGCCATCCAGAAACACCTGGAGCTGCAGATCCAGGAGACGGCGAGCCACGCGGCCAAGCTGCAGCGGcaggacgccgccgccgccgccgcccagccGGTCGGGAACGGCGgctgtgagaggaagaggagccggaTGATGGGCTCCATCCGGACGCCGGCCTGCTGCGCTCGCGGCACCACGGCCGTCGACTGA
- the polr1c gene encoding DNA-directed RNA polymerases I and III subunit RPAC1: MAATMTSVEEIRNRIILGEYDVKNVHTSDYPGNYPGYDDAWDMRKFQKNFRIDMVHLNESTMEFDMVGIDASIANAFRRILLAEVPTMAIEKVFIYNNTSIVQDEVLAQRLGLVPIKADPRLFEYRSPGEEPAEEEGSEIDTIKLQLKIKCSRNPRAGKDSADPRELYLNHMVYSSHIKWVPIGNQADVFADSVIRPVHDDILIAQLRPGQEMDIVMHCVKGLGQDHAKFSPVATASYRLLPEITLLEPVEGEKAERLKRCFSRGVIDIQDVDGRKVAKVVNSRLDTCSREFLRHDDLKNVVKLGRFRDHFICKFTDSQTDPRE, encoded by the exons ATGGCGGCGACCATGACCAGCGTGGAAGAAATTCGGAATCGAATAATACTGGGAGAATATGATGTGAAGAAT GTCCACACGTCGGATTATCCTGGCAACTACCCCGGCTATGATGACGCCTGGGATATGCGGAAATTTCAAAAG AACTTCAGAATCGACATGGTGCATCTGAACGAGAGCACGATGGAGTTCGACATGGTGGGGATCGATGCATCCATCGCCAATGCCTTCAGAAGGATCTTACTCGCAGAG GTGCCGACCATGGCCATAGAGAAGGTGTTCATCTACAACAACACGTCCATCGTCCAGGATGAAGTCCTGGCCCAGAGATTAGGCCTTGTCCCCATCAAAGCTGACCCTCGTCTGTTTGAGTACAGGAGCCCAG GTGAAGAGCCCGCAGAGGAGGAAGGTTCAGAAATAGACACGATTAAACTGCAGCTGAAGATTAAATGCAGCAGGAACCCCAGAGCCGGCAAAGACTCGGCTGACCCTCGagagctgtatctgaaccacatgg TTTATTCCAGCCACATCAAGTGGGTCCCCATCGGGAACCAGGCAGACGTCTTTGCGGACTCCGTCATCAGACCGGTGCACGACGACATCCTGATCGCTCAGCTGCGCCCGGGCCAGGAGATGGACATCGTCATGCACTGCGTCAAAGGACTCG GTCAGGACCACGCCAAGTTCTCTCCGGTGGCCACCGCCAGCTACCGCCTCCTCCCAGAGATCACCCTGCTGGAGCcggtggagggggagaaggcGGAGCGCTTAAAGCGCTGCTTCTCCCGAGGAGTGATAGACATCCAAGATGTTGATG GGAGGAAGGTTGCCAAAGTAGTGAACAGTCGCTTGGATACATGCAGCAGAGAGTTCCTCCGGCACGACGACCTGAAGAACGTGGTGAAGCTCGGAAGATTTCGAGACCATTTCATCTGTAAGTTCACAGACAGTCAAACAGATCCACGtgaatga